The proteins below come from a single Pichia kudriavzevii chromosome 2, complete sequence genomic window:
- a CDS encoding uncharacterized protein (PKUD0B00990; Pfam Domains: PQ-loop(1.2e-21)): protein MPILTLQCTSMDLETVTKSIGWTYVLVWGVANYPTVISNTQLKSVQGISIDYMYFNLMGFVLYTLYTGSMYSSALVRREFFEETHEWPLIKLNDVIFGIHNLFTNSVIMSQAYCWGFKKNDNQRLSCMAKLVLSCVFAYLMGGGYYIYTSQGWEPVPNVFNWSRLLTSLGLVKIAMSVCKNIPQILYNYNRKSTHGWPILMIWLDFVGALLSFVQLCLDGYIVGDLSTIFDNKPKLFLAVQVFIADFIFFLQHYYLYYKRDIETFGAVNYGAIEQDERFLLEHTHDHDHLPGIMSTSTSSSCPVSNTDKDELQRLIN from the coding sequence ATGCCCATTTTGACGTTGCAGTGCACATCTATGGATTTGGAGACTGTGACGAAAAGCATTGGATGGACATATGTGCTTGTGTGGGGAGTTGCCAACTACCCGACGGTGATCTCCAACACCCAGCTCAAGTCTGTGCAGGGGATCTCCATTGACTACATGTACTTCAACCTCATGGGGTTTGTGCTGTACACGCTGTATACGGGTTCCATGTACTCATCGGCCTTGGTACGGAGGGAGTTTTTCGAAGAGACACATGAATGGCCCCTCATCAAGCTCAACGACGTTATCTTTGGTATCCACAATTTGTTCACCAACTCGGTCATTATGTCGCAGGCATACTGCTGGGGGTTCAAGAAGAACGACAACCAGCGGCTGAGTTGTATGGCAAAGCTCGTCCTCAGTTGTGTCTTTGCGTATCTAATGGGCGGCGGCTACTACATCTACACAAGTCAGGGCTGGGAGCCTGTACCTAATGTCTTCAACTGGTCAAGATTGCTAACCTCCCTTGGTCTGGTGAAGATTGCAATGTCTGTGTGCAAAAACATCCCCCAGATTCTTTACAACTATAACAGAAAGTCCACGCATGGCTGGCCAATTCTAATGATTTGGCTTGACTTTGTCGGTGCCTTGCTCTCCTTTGTGCAACTATGTTTGGACGGGTATATTGTTGGTGACCTGTCAACGATTTTCGACAACAAACCAAAACTGTTTCTTGCGGTACAGGTGTTTATTGCAGACTTTATCTTCTTTCTACAACATTACTATCTCTACTATAAGAGAGacattgaaacttttgGCGCAGTCAACTACGGCGCCATTGAACAGGACGAACGGTTCCTTCTCGAACACACCCACGACCACGACCACCTTCCAGGCATAATGTCCACTTccacttcttcttcatgTCCTGTCTCCAATACAGACAAGGACGAGCTACAGAGGCTTATCAATTGA
- a CDS encoding uncharacterized protein (PKUD0B01010; similar to Saccharomyces cerevisiae YJR067C (YAE1); ancestral locus Anc_1.516), translating to MNTTRELYKEKSHSASKCLEDSAGYACNSTTNISVISTDVAAGPDDEMKLSSLVPPFLKKGGRVQRLGRLGKRRDGEKDKRTATGNNGGCNSGGFSLNGDGENSSNDRENPVGDDCNGDVDDCKDEEDDDEEDDDDVWGSDCADAAVETNRDIEALRRRQENRGYLEGLTKGKAEGLQNGFDIGYPTGSQLGGLVGEVVAELLWRESIGQIDSSTRLQAMEDLRISNVLSAEYFDVNFNIDNVREHPLIAKWLRYFNGLDRQNA from the coding sequence ATGAATACAACTAGGGAATTATATAAGGAGAAAAGCCATTCCGCTTCAAAGTGTTTAGAAGATTCTGCTGGGTATGCATGtaattcaacaacaaacatCAGTGTCATTTCCACAGACGTAGCTGCCGGTCCTGACGACGAAATGAAACTGTCGAGTCTTGTTCCTCCATTTCTCAAGAAAGGAGGCCGTGTACAGCGCCTGGGACGACTAGGCAAGCGTCGAGATGGAGAGAAGGACAAGCGCACAGCCACTGGGAATAATGGTGGATGCAACAGTGGTGGATTCAGTCTAAACGGTGATGGTGAGAACTCCAGTAATGATAGGGAGAATCCCGTTGGTGATGATTGTAACGGCGATGTCGACGATTGCAAAGACGAGGAGGACGATGACGAGGAGGACGATGACGACGTGTGGGGGTCGGACTGCGCCGATGCTGCAGTGGAGACAAACAGAGACATTGAGGCCCTCAGACGTCGCCAGGAAAACCGTGGCTACCTTGAGGGGCTCACAAAAGGCAAGGCGGAGGGTTTACAGAATGGGTTTGATATTGGCTATCCAACAGGATCGCAGTTGGGCGGGTTGGTTGGTGAGGTTGTTGCCGAGCTGCTCTGGAGAGAGTCAATTGGACAGATTGACTCTAGCACGAGACTGCAGGCAATGGAGGATTTACGGATTTCTAATGTGCTAAGTGCCGAGTATTTTGATGTCAACTTCAACATTGACAATGTAAGAGAACATCCGCTAATTGCAAAATGGTTGCGCTACTTCAACGGGTTGGATCGCCAAAATGCCTAA
- a CDS encoding uncharacterized protein (PKUD0B00980; Pfam Domains: PALP(6.6e-95)) has protein sequence MLSKGTVRFFHSAKPLATSSYKLNKHATVANGFLSAIGNTPLVKLEKLSKETGRNIYGKAEWMNPGGSVKDRAALFYIEKAEEKGLIKPGGTITEGSAGNTGIGLAHICRAKGYKCVIYLPDSQSASKMETLRLLGAEVHAVPVVPFDHPENFNQRARRHAESMENAYWTNQFDNLESRQAHIETTGPEIWAQTQGKVDVFSCASGSGGTWAGVTRFLKDQNPQIKSFISEPPGASLYNYVKSGFKSTEIEGVQSFIEGAGQCRVTGNIAHDIHLVEDAFLIPDQDSVNMLYRLIDEEGLFVGGTSALNVCGAVEAAKRVPEGSTIVTILADSAHKYAQKLFSKSFLQDRGVYNGIPDHLKKYASLE, from the coding sequence ATGCTATCCAAGGGTACCGTTCGTTTCTTTCATTCGGCAAAACCATTGGCAACCTCATCTTACAAGTTGAACAAACATGCCACGGTTGCAAATGGATTTTTATCTGCCATAGGGAATACTCCATTGGTGAAGCTTGAGAAATTGTCCAAGGAGACCGGTAGAAACATCTACGGTAAGGCCGAATGGATGAATCCCGGTGGTTCTGTCAAGGACCGTGCTGCCTTGTTTTACATTGAAAAGGCCGAGGAGAAGGGTCTAATCAAACCTGGTGGAACAATCACCGAAGGTTCAGCCGGCAACACCGGTATTGGGTTGGCACACATTTGCCGTGCCAAGGGGTACAAATGTGTCATTTATTTGCCAGACTCGCAATCTGCATCCAAGATGGAGACGCTTCGGTTGCTAGGTGCCGAAGTTCATGCAGTTCCTGTTGTACCATTTGACCATCCGGAGAACTTCAACCAACGGGCAAGAAGACATGCCGAGAGTATGGAAAACGCATACTGGACCAACCAATTTGACAATTTGGAGAGTAGACAGGCACACATTGAAACAACTGGACCGGAGATCTGGGCACAGACTCAGGGTAAAGTCGATGTCTTTTCATGTGCCTCAGGTTCTGGCGGAACATGGGCCGGTGTCACGAGGTTTTTGAAGGACCAGAATCCACAAATTAAGTCCTTCATTTCAGAACCACCTGGAGCTTCCCTTTATAACTACGTCAAATCCGGGTTTAAGAGCACCGAAATCGAAGGCGTCCAGTCGTTCATTGAAGGTGCCGGCCAATGCCGTGTCACGGGGAACATTGCACATGATATCCACCTGGTGGAGGATGCCTTTTTGATTCCAGATCAAGATTCCGTTAATATGCTCTACAGGCTGATTGACGAAGAAGGTCTCTTTGTTGGAGGAACTTCTGCACTGAATGTCTGTGGTGCAGTTGAAGCTGCAAAAAGAGTTCCTGAAGGCTCTACGATTGTTACAATTCTTGCCGATTCCGCTCACAAGTACGCACAGAAGCTCTTCTCTAAATCCTTCTTACAAGATAGAGGTGTATACAATGGCATTCCAGACCATCTAAAGAAATATGCTAGCTTGGAATAG
- a CDS encoding uncharacterized protein (PKUD0B01000; similar to Saccharomyces cerevisiae YOR043W (WHI2); ancestral locus Anc_5.639), with protein MSHQDIITQVQPDGGLGATEMGAPQDEFMEDEYNTEIKMNMRGHMFTITREDLMALPESILLCLFPNGIFVDIDGNVITNLTEDDVVYVNFAPECFQYICQVFDVAVRDLHRMHQLNTSPNYDINDPNILNDRPVIIVLREDLDYYCIPPGKGLDVDQMRRIKYRVGVELVKKRRIFDGFGYVAGKQLKPAEQHLMDMLCNSGFSHEEEWGHRSLEPDKTVIFSLTLARLNNNSTSSHRNEDEETNSTNGTSGLDSSNTSIASASGTNLASMNSNGEDRGRSKEKKKSRLSTLASSLSRAGSRVRHKPNPNNTKLLLFWRKPARKCWWNHSVVQVDIGDLALRDTHGNSIDTTAIKVHIRRVWTLELSIIGIQ; from the coding sequence ATGTCACACCAAGATATCATTACACAGGTGCAGCCGGATGGAGGCTTGGGGGCCACGGAGATGGGAGCTCCTCAGGACGAGTTTATGGAGGATGAGTACAATACggaaatcaaaatgaaCATGAGAGGTCATATGTTTACCATTACGAGGGAAGACTTGATGGCGTTACCCGAGTCGATACTTCTCTGTCTGTTCCCGAACGGTATCTTTGTCGACATTGACGGGAACGtcatcaccaatttgaCCGAGGACGATGTTGTATATGTGAACTTTGCACCTGAATGTTTCCAGTACATCTGCCAGGTCTTTGACGTTGCAGTACGGGACCTGCACCGCATGCACCAGCTCAACACGAGCCCAAACTATGACATCAATGACCCCAACATTTTGAACGACCGGCCTGTGATTATTGTTTTACGAGAGGACCTCGACTACTATTGCATTCCACCGGGCAAGGGTCTTGATGTTGACCAGATGAGGAGAATCAAGTACAGGGTTGGTGTTGAGCTGGTGAAGAAGCGGAGGATTTTCGACGGGTTTGGCTATGTTGCTGGTAAACAACTCAAGCCTGCCGAACAGCATTTGATGGACATGCTCTGTAACTCTGGCTTCTCTCATGAGGAAGAATGGGGCCATCGGTCTCTGGAACCTGACAAGACTGttatattttcattgacgCTGGCACGtttgaacaacaacagcacTTCATCCCACCGTAACGAAGACGAGGAAACAAACTCCACCAATGGGACAAGCGGATTGGACTCTTCAAATACTTCAATTGCCAGCGCTTCAGGTACAAACCTTGCCTCCATGAACTCCAACGGCGAAGACCGTGGCCGGTccaaggagaagaagaagtccAGGCTCTCCACCCTAGCAAGCTCCCTCTCTCGTGCAGGGTCACGTGTTCGCCATAAACCTAACCCAAACAATACAAAGTTGCTCTTGTTTTGGCGTAAACCAGCACGTAAATGCTGGTGGAACCACAGTGTTGTCCAAGTGGATATTGGGGATCTTGCCCTCAGAGACACACACGGCAATTCCATTGATACCACTGCAATCAAGGTCCACATTCGCCGGGTGTGGACTCTCGAGCTCTCCATCATTGGTATCCAGTGA